One Ornithinicoccus hortensis genomic window, GCGCGGCGCGGTCCGGGTCCAGCCCCAGCTCGGGGAGCCAGGAGTGCAGCGACCGGAGGTCCTCCACGGAGTCCAGCCGCAGGTCGACGTCGTCCAGGCTGATCCAGCGCTTGCCGTAACCGCGGGAGCCACGCACGTTGGGCACCAGGACGGTGAAGCCGGTCGCAGCCAGCGCCTGGATGACGGGGTGGAAGGTCTGCTCCGCCGCCGACTCCGGACCGCCGTGCACGTGGAGCACGGCGGCGCCCGCCAGCCGCGGGTCGGCCCCCGCGGGCGGGGCGTAGACGAAGCAGGGGACCTGCTCCCCGTCGGGGGTCGGGACCCGGTGCACGGTGGGGCTGGTCAGGGTCCCCGCCAGGTCGGGCTCCACCTCGGCCGCCGAGGAGGCCACGGTCCGCGCGGTACCCTCGGCCGCGTCCACGAGCAGCACGGCCCCGGGCTCGGTCGGCGCGCTGAGCGAGACGACGAACCGGGTCGAGTCCGCGGACCACACGACGTCCGGGATCCCGCGGACGCCGGTGTCGAGGCGGTGCCGGAGCGTGCCGTCGGCATCGTGCAGCGCGAGGTCCATCGCCCCGTCGACCAGGGTGCCGACGACCATGGACGCCCCGTCCGGGGACACCCAGCAGGCGAGGTCGTGCGCCTCGTCGGCCACCAGCTCGGTCCAGTCCTCACCGTCGCGGCCGACCCGCCAGACGGCGGTGAACTCGCGGCCGGTGTTGCTCGCCATGATCAGCGCCTCGTCGCCGCTAGCCCACGCGACGTGGTGGTGGGCCGCCAGCTCGTCCGGGTCGGTGATCCCGCCGTCCCCGACCGCGCCGGGCCCGACCAGGTCGACCACCGTCGAGGCCGGGCGCATGCTCAGCCGGGTGACCGCGGCGCTGCGCCGGTCAGCCGAGACGGCGACCGCCGCGACATACCCGCCGCCGTCGAAGACCACGGTCTCCGCGCCGGTCTCCAGGTCACGGACCACCACGTCCATGTCGACGCCGTTGCGCCGGTTGGTCGAGTAGGTGAGGGTCGCCCGGTCCACGTCCTGCAGCACGTGCATGTATGCCGGGTCCGTCACCACCGGCGTCAGGTCGTCCAGCCCGGCGGGCGCGGACCGTTCGGCAGAGAGGTCCAGCAGGGACAGCTGCATTAGCTCATCACCCCCCTGGTCGTGCTGCACGACCACCTGGCGGCGTCCGGGCAGGTAGCGGCCGGAGCACCGGCCGGGCAGGTCGGTCAGCGGCGTCCTGGTCCCGTCGGCGGCGATCTCCACCAGCTGGGTGCTGCCCAGTGCGTCGTGACCGGCCAGCACCCGCCCCTCGCCGTCGACGTCGAAGGCGACCCAGGTACGGATCCCCAGCAGGGCGGCCACGGTGTCGGGGGCGGCAGCAGTCATCCGGCCACGATAGGCGGCACCCGTCGCGGCAGGTCGGGGGGTGTCACCCGGCGCCGGCGGATCCCGGGCCGGCCGGCTGTCCGGCCTCGAAGTACTCCCGGAGCTCCGCCGGCAGTTCGGGCACGGCGAGTGTCGAGCCGTCGCCGCGCAGCGACCGGGTGGCCATGACGCCCGCGGCCACCGCCTCCCGGGCCGCGACCGGGCTCGTCTCGGTGGGACCCCCCGACGCCGCGAACCGGAGGAACTCGGCGATCAGCAGCGGGTCCGCCCCGCCGTGGCCACCGTCGCCGGCCCCGATGTCGACGACCCGGTCGGGCTCGGCATACCCCTCGGTCCGGGTGGTCCACACGTGGATCCGCCCGCCCGGGCCGTCCCCGAGGTTCTCCACCCGTCCCTCCGTGCCGATCACCGTGTAGTTGCGCCAGTAGTCCGGGGTGAAGTGGCACTGCTGGTAGGAGGCCAGCACCCCGTTGTCCAACCGCATCTGCATCATCGAGATGTCCTCGACGTCGATGACCGGGTTGAGGTCCCGCTGGCGCAGCGGCGGCCAGTTCTCCAGCGAGTACCAGTCGCCCATCCGGCGGTCGGAGTTGTCGCGGCGGTCGCCGACCCGGCCGTAGACCGCGAGGTCGCCGACGGCCGACACGGTCCGGGTGTAGCCGCCGGCCAGCCAGTGGATCACGTCGAGGTCGTGGGCGCCCTTCTGCAGCAACAGCCCCGTGGTGTTGGCCCGCTCGGCGTGCCAGTCCTTGAAGTAGAAGTCCCCGCCGTGGCCCACGAAGTGCCGGCACCAGATGGCCCGGACCTCCCCGATCGTCCCGGCCTCGATGATCTCCCGCAGTTGCCGGATCACCGGCATGTGCCGCATGTTGTGGCCGACGTACAGCCGGGTCCGGGTGCGGTAGGCCGTCGCGAGGATCTCGTCGGCATCCTGGACGGTCACCGCCATCGGTTTCTCGCAGAAGGTGGGTATGCCGGCCGCCAGGGTCCGCAGGGCGACGTCGGCGTGGGCGTGGTCCGGGGTGAGCACCAGCACGGCACCGGGCCGGCGGTCGATGAGTTCCTGGAGGTCGTCGGTGACCAGGGCGTCCGGCAGCCGCTCGGCCGCCGTCGCTCGCCCGCGCGGGCTGGTGTCGCAGACGACGCCCACCCGGGCGCCCTGCCGTTCGACGTGCTCGGCCAGGCCTGCCCGCAGGCCGAAGCCCACGATCCCCACGTCCAGGTCCATCGGCCGGCTACGCGCGGTAGGCGTGCGGGTCGTCCCCCGTCGCGACGCCGCTCTCGTGCTCGGCGTGCGAGAGCGCCTCGCCGAGCAGCCGGTGGACGTGCGCGTCCCGCGCCGAGTAGTGGATGAACGTCCCCTCCCGCCGCGACTGGACCAGGCCAGCGAGGCGCAGCTTGGCCAGGTGCTGGCTGACCGCCGTCGCCGAGGACCCCACCAGCTCGGCCAGGGCCGCGACGCTGCTCTCCCCCTGCAACAGGGCCCAGAGGATCTTCACCCGGGTCGGGTCGGCGAGCAGCCGGAAGGTCCCCGCGGCCAGTTCCGCGTGGTCGTCGTCCGGGACGGGCAGGATCGGTCGGTCGTGCACGCCACCATCCTAGGCCGCCCCTGCATACCTGCATGGATACGCAGGTACGATGGGATCATGCAGGACCACGGTCACGAGCACCCGCACCCGCACCCGCACCCGCACGCACGCGCGCATCCGCGGCCGCATCCGCATCGGCACGAGCACGGCAGCACCCGTCTGACCCGGCTCCGACACGCGCTGACCCCGCACAGCCACGACCACTCCGCGGCCATCCGGACCGCCGACGAGGCTAGCCGGGAGGGCACCCGTGCGGCCTGGTTCAGCCTGGCGGGGATGGGTGCCACGGCACTGCTGCAGGTCGTCATCGTGGCGCTCAGCGGGTCGATCGCCCTCCTGGCGGACACGGTCCACAACCTGGGTCACCTGGCGACCACGATCCCGCTGATCATCGTCTTCCGGTTGGGGCGCCGGCCGCCGACCCGGCGGTACAGCTACGGCTACCGGCGCGCCGAGGACCTGGTCGGCCTGCTGATCGGCCTGGTCATCGCCCTCTCGGCCGCGCTGATCGTCTGGGAGTCCCTCCGGGCCCTGGCACAGCCCCGCGAGCTCACCCACCTGGGCTGGGTGCTGGCGGCCGCCCTGGTGGGCGCCCTCGGCAACGAACTGGTCGCCGGCTACCGCATCCGCGCCGGGCGACGGATCGGATCGGCCGCACTGATCGCCGAGGGCCAGCACGCCCGCACCGACGCCCTGACCTCGCTCGCCGTGGTCCTCGGGGTCGGCGGGGCCTGGCTGGGACTGCCGCAGCTGGACGCGATCGTCGGGCTCTGCATCGCCGCGGTCATCATCGGCGTCCTGGTCTCCACCATGAGGACGGTCGTTCGTCGGCTGATG contains:
- a CDS encoding S9 family peptidase, giving the protein MTAAAPDTVAALLGIRTWVAFDVDGEGRVLAGHDALGSTQLVEIAADGTRTPLTDLPGRCSGRYLPGRRQVVVQHDQGGDELMQLSLLDLSAERSAPAGLDDLTPVVTDPAYMHVLQDVDRATLTYSTNRRNGVDMDVVVRDLETGAETVVFDGGGYVAAVAVSADRRSAAVTRLSMRPASTVVDLVGPGAVGDGGITDPDELAAHHHVAWASGDEALIMASNTGREFTAVWRVGRDGEDWTELVADEAHDLACWVSPDGASMVVGTLVDGAMDLALHDADGTLRHRLDTGVRGIPDVVWSADSTRFVVSLSAPTEPGAVLLVDAAEGTARTVASSAAEVEPDLAGTLTSPTVHRVPTPDGEQVPCFVYAPPAGADPRLAGAAVLHVHGGPESAAEQTFHPVIQALAATGFTVLVPNVRGSRGYGKRWISLDDVDLRLDSVEDLRSLHSWLPELGLDPDRAALWGGSYGGYMVLAGVAMQPDLWAAGVDIVGISSLVTFLENTSDYRRAAREREYGSLEKDREFLVKASPITYLDQVVAPLFVIHGANDPRVPLSEAEQIKAALDGKGVPCELRVYHDEGHGLAKRANKLDAYPAALDFLRSHLGR
- a CDS encoding Gfo/Idh/MocA family protein — its product is MDLDVGIVGFGLRAGLAEHVERQGARVGVVCDTSPRGRATAAERLPDALVTDDLQELIDRRPGAVLVLTPDHAHADVALRTLAAGIPTFCEKPMAVTVQDADEILATAYRTRTRLYVGHNMRHMPVIRQLREIIEAGTIGEVRAIWCRHFVGHGGDFYFKDWHAERANTTGLLLQKGAHDLDVIHWLAGGYTRTVSAVGDLAVYGRVGDRRDNSDRRMGDWYSLENWPPLRQRDLNPVIDVEDISMMQMRLDNGVLASYQQCHFTPDYWRNYTVIGTEGRVENLGDGPGGRIHVWTTRTEGYAEPDRVVDIGAGDGGHGGADPLLIAEFLRFAASGGPTETSPVAAREAVAAGVMATRSLRGDGSTLAVPELPAELREYFEAGQPAGPGSAGAG
- a CDS encoding ArsR/SmtB family transcription factor; amino-acid sequence: MHDRPILPVPDDDHAELAAGTFRLLADPTRVKILWALLQGESSVAALAELVGSSATAVSQHLAKLRLAGLVQSRREGTFIHYSARDAHVHRLLGEALSHAEHESGVATGDDPHAYRA
- a CDS encoding cation diffusion facilitator family transporter gives rise to the protein MQDHGHEHPHPHPHPHARAHPRPHPHRHEHGSTRLTRLRHALTPHSHDHSAAIRTADEASREGTRAAWFSLAGMGATALLQVVIVALSGSIALLADTVHNLGHLATTIPLIIVFRLGRRPPTRRYSYGYRRAEDLVGLLIGLVIALSAALIVWESLRALAQPRELTHLGWVLAAALVGALGNELVAGYRIRAGRRIGSAALIAEGQHARTDALTSLAVVLGVGGAWLGLPQLDAIVGLCIAAVIIGVLVSTMRTVVRRLMDGVDDGTVEQVESAAAGVLGVVTVDRCRARWAGHRLEADLDVGVDPQLTVEQGHAIAHEVHHTLVRAVPHLDRATVHVNPAGVRTAHQPVG